AACAACCTGGACTTCATGTTTCTAAATGAAACCTGGTTAGATGACAGCTGCAGTGCTACAGTCCTCAATGAATCAGCCCCACCCAACTTTACTTTTATAAGTGTCTGTTAGAAGAGGTGGAGGAATAGCTGCTTTATTCAAAGATGCCTTTCAATGCAAGTAAGTGTTACTTGGTGATTACCAgtcttttgaatatttgtgtattgATCTAAAAGGTACACCACGCATtctgtttacaattatttataggcCTCCCAAATACACCCCAACTTTTGTTGATGAATTCTCAGAACTTTTATCAAAAATCTCCtctgaatttgattattttgttattgctggagatttcaacattcatatagacaatgcagaaaacaatactgcaattgaactgttaaatgttttaaacacttttgtgAACTTTTGCATgaaaagaacatgcagaaaagctgAACATATTTGGCGGAAAAAAAACTTGAAGTACATTATAGCATCTATAAGGACAGTCTTCGTGCTTTCAATGTAGAACTAGGCACAGCTAGACAGATCTTCTTCTCAAACATTATAaccaacaacataaacaacactcgcACTCTTTTTGCTACTGTAGAGAGACTAACAAACCCCCCAAATCAAGTTCCTAGTGAAATGCTTTCTGACAACAAATGCAATGAGTTTGCaacctttttctctgagaaaatcagtaatatcagaaTGGCAATAAATACGGCCTCATATGGTAATGTGGTCAGTCAGACCTCATTACAACAACCTcaaaaatttgtcattttctcagaatttgacataatttatataaaaacctTGGAAGAAACAGTACAACATCTTAAAGCATCAACTTGCAGCCTTGACACCCTCCCCAAATCCTTTCTCAAAAAGGTACTTAACTGCTTAGAAACTGAActcttaaaaatagtaaatacctCTCTGCTCTCAGGCACTTTTCCAGAGTCCCTAAAAATGGCagttgttaagcctctcctaaaaaagagtaacctagacaaaaccatacttagcaactacagaccaatctcaaatcttccttttataggCATGCTCATTGAAAAGGTTGTtttcaatcagctgaacaaattcttaaactcaaacggctatctggacaattttcaatctggtttccgccagcatcacagcacagagacagtgctcataaagataataaatgatattcgcttaaactctgattcaggtaaaatatcagtgctggtgctACTAGAGCTAATGCTGCCTTTGACACAGTAGATCACACCATACTTTTACATAGACTGGAAAATTGGgtagggctttctgggatggtcctcaaatggtttaaatcatacctaaaagggagaggttactatgtgaacataggtaaccataaatctgagtggacatACATGGcatgtggagtcccacagggctcaattcttgcaccgcttctctttaatttgtacatgctcccaattggtcaaataatgaaaaagaaccaaattgcttaccacagctatgcagatgacacccagttatacttagccctgtcccctaatgactacagccccattgactctctatgtaagtgcattgatgaaattaacagttggatgtgtcaaaacttcctccagttaaacaaagacaaaaccgaagtcattgtattcggaaataaagatgaaacactcaaggttaacacacaccttgactctaggggttGTGTTGTAccggggatgtggtagctcagtggttaaggtgttgggctactgatcggaaggtcatgggttcgaaccccaggtccaccaagctgccactgctgggcccctgagcaaggcccttaaccctcagttgctcagttgtaagtcactctggataagggtgtctgctaaatgccgtaaatgtaaatgtaaatgtaggggtctaaagacacaaaataaagtcagaaatcttggtgtaactttagagtctgaccttaatttcagtagtcatgtgaaagtgataagcaaatcagcttactaccatctcagaaatatagccagaattagatgttttgtctcaagacaggacttagagaaacttgttcatgttttcatcactagcagggtggattattgcaatggaagGAGTGGGATCCCCACAAAGACCATTaaacagctgcagctcatacagaacgctgctgccagaattctgaccagaaccaaaaagtctgagcacatcactctagtcctcaggtccttacactggcttccagttacatttagaatagattttaaagtattgttactcgtttgtaaaatcacttcatggcttaggaccgaaatacattacagatatgctaactgaacataaaccaagcagactactcagatcattaggatcaggtcagttagagataccaagggttcactcaaaacaaggtgcatcagcatttagttattacaccacctatagctggaatcagcttccagaagagatctgtcatggtgcaggacaaaggcgagtgaggatccaagtgcagttttaaACGTTTTAATAAAGTCAGTCAAgaaacagataacagacaggaaaaactaggcaacacacagagctaacgggaaacaagaacacaaacatatagacaACGACTATCAACAGGGAAGTGAGCAAAgagtatatataactgacaggaaccaatgacaaagcagagacaaccagagacaaagacaacacacctgaaggagagatggagttcaattaatgtccgtgctaaccaatgagtgggtggagcaaacaattaacagggaaagacagcagacagaaacagggcagaaacacagacagactcattacagaaccCCCCGCAACGAGCGGCTTCCAGATGCTCACAAGGCCACAGAAAACCAGTCCAGGAGGACGGAGCGAATGCGCAACAGGGTGGAAGGGCGGGTCGAGGTCGCGTAGTGGTGAGGCTGACCGGGCAGGTGGCCAGGGCGGAGctggcagagcaggaggccagggcggagctgaaggccagggcggagccggcagagcaggaggccagggcggagctgaaggccagggcggagccggcagagcaggatgCCAGGgcggagctgaaggccagggcggagccggcagagcaggaggccagggcggagccggcagagcaggagacCAGGgcggagctgaaggccagggcaGAGCTGGCAGAGCAGAAGGCCAAAGCAGGACAgaagaccagggtggtgccgcaggccgAGCCAGAGACCACAGCggagttggcggccagggtggtgctgcaggccgagccagagaccataacggcgttggcggccagggtggtgctgcaggtgGAGACAGAGACCTGAGCAGAGCTGGAAGCCAGGGTGGTCCTACAGGTCAAGCCAGAGACCATAGCAGAGTTGGCGGCCAaggtggtgctggaggtgctcTGAACCTATAAGTggggacaggagagggagagacagaactagggactgacagagcagataggcagagcAGTTTGGTACCAAGCCcttcaggcaggacagagagtctacggggcttgggcgcaaccatactcgctggttccgtcgacccggtcggttccgttgacccggtcggtccggctggtttcGTCGACCCGATAGGTTCGGCTGGCTCCGTTGACCCGAtaggttccgtcgacccggtcggttcggctcgTTCCGTCAACCTAGTCAGCCCGGCTGGTTCCGTTGACCtggtcggttccgtcgacccggtcggttcagTTGGCTCCGTCAGCCCGGTCAGTCCGGccggttctgtcgacccggtcagTCAGGTCGGTtccggtgtctcagcgggttcgggtgcgtcggcgggttcgggtggcccacggaccccgatgcctaccgctacccccaaaaaaaatatttaggacCAGTGTCCGTCTCTGCCCTGCTCACGCTCAGAGAGGATCCGCCCAAGAGCAGCGCTAGGTTGACGAGGTCTGTAAAGGACTCCatctctcggcccaatggcattAGATGGCGCAGCCCATCCTCCAATCCATGCCGGAACATGTCCttaagggccctctccccaTTGCACAGGTCCAGGAACACCTCCACATATTCCTCAAGTGGGGAATTCCCCTGACATAAACAGAGcaaaatttctgctggatccatttgGCTAGTCGTTCTgtcacggtgcaggacaaaggcgagtgaggatccaagtgcagttttaaacattttaataaactaaGTCAAGAAACAGATAACAGACTGGAAAAACTAGGCAACACACAgcgctaacaggaaacaggaacacaaacatatagacaacgactagcaacagggaagtgagcaaacagagtatatataactgacaggaaccaatgacaaagcagagacaatcagagacaaagacaacacacctgaaggagagatggagttcaattaatgtccgtggtaaccaatgagtgggcggagcaaacaattaacaacagggaaagacagcagacagaaacagggcagaaacacagactcattacaagatcagatgtgcttcaacagtagacacttttaaatcaagattaaaaacacatctgtttaactctgcatttactaaatgagcactgtgctgcttcacattgactgcactttttatccaaaacacttttactcctgttttattctttttaacacattttaaactgtttttattaaaatcacatttattttctttaattgttctttgtttttattatgattttatcgtatgtctcttatttttacatatattctttttctctcttatgaattgttttctaatttctatgtaaagcactttcaatgacctctgtgtatgaaatgtgctatacaaataaacttgccttgccttgccttgccacATATTCAATACAGCACTGTAACCtaggttttgtgtttgtcttgtattctatgtcttttattttgatatGTTTTATGTGTCCTCCTGccttgtgtacagtatgtgtcatgTTGGTTATGCAGTCATGTGTAATTCTGCTCCCGTATTCATTGCTTGGCCTTAGTCATgtgttcttgtttatttttatatttttattttagagtcACCCTTGAGTCTACACCCTTgatattgtagctccacttaaaaggaaagtaattagagagaaaaaactcGCACCCTGGTATAATgacaacacacaaactttaaaacaatctgCTAGGAAATTAGAACGTAAATGGTGACTTTGATaactaaattatcagtatttcaattagcatggaaggaaagccttcatagctacaaaaaattcttttttttgtacactggttaaagttgtacagtaaatgacctgttactgccctctgatcagggttgtgtctctttgctagtGTTACTTGATCGTattgcagcttttgataccattgaccatgctatactacttgataggctagaacatgttgttggtgttaaagggacagccctcTCCTGGATCTTATTTGACAGATCGATATCAGTTTGTAGATCTAAATGACGACCACTCGCATGCAGTGGCCActctggatttttatttaagttttttagCCCGACTATTTccagtacatggacaccagagacagcggtgttcatgtatacaaattcaagaaactaataaaatacagaaatcatgCAACAACCATCTTGCACGATGATGTCTTGGAAAGGCTTCAGAGCCTCGGCTTGCTGCGgggaccaggcctccagtcctcaGTGTCACCTGATACTGCAGATCAGGATAAGGGACGGCGAAAGCGGTGCACAAGGAAGCGGAAGCACGGAAAGCGGGTGGGTGTCCGTGCTgggctaaaaacaaacactgtaatgGTGGTTGAGGCAGTATCTGTTAAGCACATTATTGAGAAGAAAAAAGTGGAGATACCTGACATTGATTaacaaatcaattcaattcaatttattagtatagcacatttaacaatccAGTATAATAATTTCagaaaataagtaagtaaaaaaatattttaagttaAAGATTAAGtgatatttatctctaacatctatccctaatgagcaagtcaaagcctatggtggcaaggaaaaactccctaagatgaaatgaggaagaaacctgaaATGAGGAAGGAACCAGACTAAAAAGGGAACCTAATACTCATTTGGGTGAACTGTGCaggaaataaagtaaatttaaacaatatcctttctacaacagtttgtagttgcgtgaactattttctttatttaaacaagTGAGtcaatttagaaccagttctcatTTACAATGATGAGATGACCAAGAGGAAGCATAAAAACtaatacagtacacataaacacagctaTAAACTACTGGGTCAGCGCAAAATCTGAGttcaaatgataaaaataaaaaaattatttttctttacaaaaaaaaatttacagacATAATATGATCAgctttattatacatattaatatCAGGCAAAATAAACATACTTATGCACATGCAAGAatgaaatttatatatatatatatatatatatatacattctgTCGATTATTTCCTTTATAGTATGCAGCCTACATGCAGCTtgaaattcaataaataaataaattaattaattaataaatatttcaataaataatagATTCCAATAAATTCCAATGATACAAgacattattttacacataatgtttttaaaagagtCCATTTCTTGTTGCATATTGGACGTTGTAGGACCGTCTTCTGCTGTAGCGCCTCCTTAAACCAGCACAGCAGCCACAGAGCAGACACTGAGAGATACAGGGAGGAAGTtaaaaaataagagacaagGTGGAGTAGAGGAGAGATTCTGATTAGATAtttatgcttatttttattgttgtaaaataacatctttaatcaaaataaacaaataatcttAGTCAGGTTCTGCAACAAATTATtgacatataaaaataagaatatttatatttcatgtcaAAGAGCATCCGAAATTTATATGGTTTACAAGCGATTTtggtgacacatacacagagtagAATCCAGCAGGGTATGAGAATAATGACTATACTGCAGGGGATAATGATGTCCAGGATCCATGCAGAATTTCCACCAGTGGTGGTGTTCTGTGCTTGGACTGTGGGCCTCAGGACTACGTGTACAGTGGGGTCTGTTTGAGCAGCAGGAGTAGTGAGGGTCGACAGACCGCTAATGTTGAGTACTGCATATAGAAATCCACTCGGTGTCCACATGGTGTCACCTTCCACAAATACATATTCTGAATTAGCCACAATTTCTGTACCATTAAATCTGGAGgaaaagagagatggaaaaaaataaattcagtgtATTACCTACCCTTAAAGAACACATGACAGATAATCATTTCATTGTAGAGCCcaagaatgtgtttttaaagcagGTCTTTGGAAATAATTGTCCTTCATTTTATGTTggtctcatatatatatatatatatatatatatatatatatatatatatatatatatatatatatatatataatgttgaaaatatatatatcaaatgACTGCATTGTCATTGGCAAATGGTGCCGCAACATGTCAAGTATTCACCTGGAAATAGACATGAACAATTTCAGATCTCAAGtactacatttttttctgtttgtattgtgtAAGAACATTCTAAGTTAtcgtgttatttttatttgtttgtgaagtaaaatataaaaagtgaaTTCTTATGACCTCAGTCAAGACGTTTGCCTgtaatttaacaataaatctaCAGTTACATCCAACATGTCTGAATCTTTCTATAATATTAAGGCAgttcatattttaaatgaattatttctatTAACACTATCGTGGTGCTTGTAGCCTAAGAAGAAGCAGCTTTTATGTTTCATGTATATATGAACAGGGTCAGCCAGTATACAGCGTCCCTGGAACAGTCTGAGGTAACGGTTGCAGCTTGGTAGGACTCGGGCTTGAATCTACAATCTTCCATCAGGAACCCATTGCCTTACCAATTGCTCTAATCGGTGCCCATCTGCACATGATCTTGATTCATTTCACCATTCATCAACCAATGATAAAAAATTGGCTTATATTACTCAATCTTTCAAAACCTTCCAGTTTACTATAATGGCTCCAGCACAGACATATTTCTTCAAAATgacaacttttattttattccttaaagATAATGTTTGAATTTTGAATCAGTTTTGTGAAGCAGCTCTCAAGATGAGATGTAAAAAGAAGACACTTGCGTGTAGTTTGCTTGTGGGAAGACAAATACAGGAGCATTTTTGATATTCAGAATATTGTTCaactaaaaaaagagagaaaaaagtggtcttagtattttttaaaaaattttttattttagagtgTAAAATAATTTCGGACGAAGAGAAGTTGCTAACACATACCAAGCTGTTGATGGTGTTTTGGATTAAAGAATATGTTCCATTCCTCAGCTGAGTGTCCTTGGAGATTGTCACATTGCTGATTTGGAATCCAAAGCTTATAATGTATGAGTTGTTGTCAATTTCTGAAAGGTAGATAATGAACAGAATTATATTCAACACATTAcagttaatatattttaattctaatttaGGGAGATTAATAAATAGACTCACTCTGATAAGTGACGTCCTGTATGCTCACAGGATCACTCAGTTTTTGTGTTACAAGATCTCGTGCTCTTCTGATCTTTGCATCCAGCAGAGCATTAGCAGCATTGAGAACATCAGCCTCACTAGGTACTTTGGTCAAATTCTTAAAAACTAGACTAATATATATCAGAACATTCCCCAATCTGTAATCGGAAAGCAAATATAACTTGTAAAGTACATgaagaaaaagtaaaacataaaGAACAGTTATACACTCATTAAGTAAATAAGAGCTGATGAAAACTGGAAGGTGTAGAGTAGAATAACAACGTGAGTAACTAATTATAATTGAATGAGGGGgcatttaacacattttgttaGAACAACTAACTTTTGAAATTATATTTCAGGGCACTTACACAGGTGAAATATCATTCAGGAAAGATGCtggtgttttagtgtctccAACTTGAAAGTTGTACAACATGTCTCCTATAACCTGGGTTCCTGAAATCCTGTTACCATTAGAAATATATTCAAACATCGCCATATAATTTGGTTTACATTTCAAAATACAGAAAGTATTTTCTGTACAGAACACCACTGTGAACTCACGTGAAGAAAGAACTCTGTGGGTTGAATGGTTCTGCACCAGCTTTATTTAGAAGTGTGTTCAACTGGATAAGGAAAGATAATTTATCAGTTTGTATATGTCATCAAAGATGATAGATCATGTCACTAATACGCAAAGTGGTAAATTATATTGtgttaaaattaaatttcaaCACAAGAATTTAACAGTTgatacatttctctctcttactgacAACAGGAGGTCAGCCTAATCCTATATCTATCCCAGCACAGCCGATGCTAATTGCCTTCATTTATGTCCCTAATAATACTTGACCTGGTGTAGTAGAAAACGGGGTCTTTCAGCACATAAGAAAGGTATGAAGCCTTGGCACGtaactctaaccctaaaccTACCCCTCCCTGGTGCCCTGAAACAGCGCACTGGCAGGTGCTAATCCAGGGAATAGATCTGTCCAAGGAAGAGGAGCGGGCATGGAGCTTTTTTACCACGTTATCCATAACCCACTGTGACACACCCGGCAGAAGCTTCCATGCTGCCAGGTGGTCTGAGAGAGGTGTTAGCCACTTGCTGTGCTCACCTTGCCTACAGCCCTGAAACAGCAAGCTGGCAGGGCTAACCCAGGAGGCCACAACACGTAACAAGCATGGGTGGTCACGGCTGAACCGCAAATCACGGTTGGGTGGTGGGGTAGACAGCATTGGACCTTAAAGGGCATCCTTGGAAACCTTAGCCCTCGGTGTTTGGATTCCTTCTGACCACAGATGAGCCTTAGCATGTCAGCCTGGTACACCTGCAAATCTGCGATTGTGTGCAGCACCACACCAGCTTATCCTACTAGATTGTAGGCCTTCCCTAAAAGGCAGACTAGAATAAACAAGCAGCATATGGGTCTTTCCACAGCCTCAACACCACAGTGTGCAGGTTTGTAAAAATGGGAGATGCCTGCATAGAGGTGGAAGCGAAAGCAATTGTCAAGCTCAGAGTGGACAATGCTAACCATTCATAGGACCAATGGAAGCTAAGCTTAGTAACAGCATGTGTGCTCAGTTCCAGGAGCTAATCGAACACCAGAGCATGTGGTGGCAATTTCACTGCTTCTTTCTCCTCATTGCTTACATTGACCTCCTCAGAGTCTGATGCAGAAAATACTTATAATTCCATATTTGATTCAGGAGAAATCAACCAAGTGAGCTCTCGAAGCCGAAGCAAAAGAATTAAAGCCAGGTGCTTGGCTGGAGTACAGCCAAACAAGTGTGGATTGAGCATAGCAACAATGTGTGATAATAGTCCTTCGTTAAGGTTGGGAGAAATCGCAAAGTGAGCTCACGGTGTCAAAGCAAAGACATTAGAGTCTGTGGAGAGGACGATAAATAGGGCTCATCCATCTCCAATTCATTTTCCACTAAATTAACCTGCAACCTTAATGACTGCAGCCAACGCACTGCCTGGACAGACACAGAACTCCAGCCTGGAATGCAGCAAGTGCAAAAAGGGATCACTCATAATGCCATAATGCCTGATCCCTTTAGAGTCGATGGCTCATTttgtgatgaggaaaaaaaaagacccttGTAATTTTATCTTCTTTTGCACTAGTTCGTATACAATTAGACAGATAATAGACACCAATATACACAGAGCACTTCctaaagacaaagaagctggagaaaTGTGACATaaatgcccttatatggacttgtgCTTAATCACTTAATCACATGTCCTTCTGATGCCATATAATTGCTATCTGTGAACACAGAGCTTCGGACACCACTTCCTCAAAGTAGTGTTACCATAGTGTCAGCCCTGCCAAAGCATCACGTTCACTCAAAAGGGAACTAATGATCAAGTGATGTTCCAAAAAAGATCAGGAACCTCTGTAGAATGTCATTAAGCACATAGGGATGTACACTCACAACAGTGTTGATGATGCTCTCCACTTGGTTGTAGGTATCATTCCTGACATCAGGGTtctgtgacatgctgatgttactgataTTGAATGTGAATTTTACCGCATAGCAGGTGTCTGAAATTTCTGTGGAACAAATCAGATGACTTAGAAAGGCAGATAATGAAGTCATAGAGATGAAAGAATAATTTGTGTAGTACATATTTGTGTTATCAGTATAACAATCATACTCTCAAAGGTGAGGTTCAGCACTTTTACAGAGTCAGTGAGGTTCGCGAGTTGAGCACTCAGAAGACTCTGGATTACACTGAGGACCAAACTctcactgggaacaggagaggaggaattgaagaccatcgtggtctgaaccacagctgaaccagatctgatgaaataaagcattatggtgattattttttacagtcagactgctgattaaattctctgttaaattcaaatgttcaaaagaatattattaattacagATAAATGAACAGACATCACATACAGAGGGTAAGTacacactgactgaatgaaATCTTCTTAAATTAATATCAGGACACTTACATAGgtgtgctttgtgctttaaGCTCATTCAGGAAAGATGCTGGTGTTATAGTGTCTCCATCTTGGAAGTggtatgtcatgtcaccattAACCTGGTTTCCTGAACTCCTGTTAGCAGTAGAAGACAAAAGTCACAATACAATTGACTGCACAATACAATTAACGCACTGTTCTTTGAGAGTGGAAAGAACACTGCCGTGATCTTACGTGAAGAAAGAGCTCTGGGGTTCGAACGGTTTGGCAGCAGGTTCATTTAGAAGTGTGTTTAACTGtagaaagagaaataattaatcaattttATGTTTGACAAAAGAACATTCCTTTGTATTGTTTCTGTAActatttaatgttttagatgatttttttcctgtttgttttcaacTGAATATACACACATGATCTATCCATCCCTTCATTCCCTAAACTGCTTGATTCAGCACCAGAGTGAGCAGAGAGGCCAacacctccctgtctctctcaacATCATACACTTTTAACACAGAAAGGTTAGAGTCACTACCTGTACTTCTCCCACTGACCACAGGAGTCACTGTCACCTGAGTTCCGAACTGCTTTGCACCGATGAGGGAAATCACATCATTTATGTCCCTACTTATGGAATATGATTGATGTCTGCCATTGCAAAGTCTTTCTACTATTTCTGTGAGACATATCTGATGCTTTTAAATTCCCCCATTGCAATCCTCTATGCGATTATAGTTTATGATCCTGTTACAGATTTCTGCGTAGTTTTAACTATTGTATctatgttttgttgtgttttgaccTTTCCCTGATTTACCCCACTGTGAGTCTGTAATTCCTCAGATAACCATGGGTTGATCTGTTGACTTTTAGACTaacttttaaactgtttttattaatctgtgCAACTGGATCCAATGTCATCTCCAGATATTTGTGAGAATATCATTAAGCACATAGTGATGTACACTCACAGCATTGTTGATGATGCTCTCCACTGGATTGTAGGTATCATTCCATAATTCAGGGTtctgtgacatgctgatgttactgatcTGGAATGTGAATTTTACCCCATAGCAGGTGTCTGAAGTTTCTGTGGAACAAatcagttgattgtccatggtttagtgtgctttaactctcttcatttgaatatattgtcttctggtaaagtaggttcctgacttttgtatactatctgcttaactcactttgttctaga
The Tachysurus vachellii isolate PV-2020 chromosome 6, HZAU_Pvac_v1, whole genome shotgun sequence genome window above contains:
- the LOC132847772 gene encoding LOW QUALITY PROTEIN: uncharacterized protein LOC132847772 (The sequence of the model RefSeq protein was modified relative to this genomic sequence to represent the inferred CDS: substituted 6 bases at 6 genomic stop codons) → MVVEMEVATQSGSAVVQTMMFFNSSSPVPSESLVLSVIQTLLSARLTNLTDSVKVLNFTYEKISDTCYAVKFTFNISNISMPQNPDVRNDTYNQVESIINIVLNTFLNEPAAKPFEPQSSFFTSSGNQFNGDMTYQFQDGDTKTPASFLNELKEQSTPIIXSAVXLXKIITIMFYFIRSGSAVVQTTMVFNSSSPVPSESLVLSVIQTLLSARLTNLTDSVKVLNFTYEKISDTCYVVKFTFQISNISMPQNSDVRNDTYNQVKSIINNVVGNKPLQGHIINTNIISKTSGSAVVQTTMFFNSSSPVPSESLVLSVIQTLLSAQLANLTDSVKVLNFTFEKTSDTCYGVKFTFQISNISMSQNPELWNDTYNPVESIINNALNTLLNEPAAKPFEPQSSFFTSSGNQVNGDMTYHFQDGDTITPASFLNELKAQSTPIIXSAVXLXKIITIMLYFIRSGSAVVQTTMVFNSSSPVPSESLVLSVIQSLLSAQLANLTDSVKVLNLTFEKISDTCYAVKFTFNISNISMSQNPDVRNDTYNQVESIINTVVSVHPYVLNDILQRLGNVLIYISLVFKNLTKVPSEADVLNAANALLDAKIRRARDLVTQKLSDPVSIQDVTYQKIDNNSYIISFGFQISNVTISKDTQLRNGTYSLIQNTINSLLNNILNIKNAPVFVFPQANYTFNGTEIVANSEYVFVEGDTMWTPSGFLYAVLNISGLSTLTTPAAQTDPTVHVVLRPTVQAQNTTTGGNSAWILDIIIPCSIVIILIPCWILLCCLLCGCCAGLRRRYSRRRSYNVQYATRNGLF